The Toxorhynchites rutilus septentrionalis strain SRP chromosome 1, ASM2978413v1, whole genome shotgun sequence genome contains the following window.
aataagaaaataaataaaaatatatttcttaaACTGGAAAATGGGCGAGTTTTCGAGTTTTCACTTTCATATTAGAGATTAGAAGAATATTTGAAATTATTTGTAGCAGATGTTTTAACAAATTTAATCGATTTAAGCAAAGTTACATTACGAATTGATGCGACAATTTTGCTCATATTCCGAGCATATTCAACATTCATtgaaattcaattgcaaacatagGCTCTTTCAAACCTGGGCTAAGATTTGTGATAGTTGCGAAATGGATAAGGGAAGCTATGTGCTATGAGAGAAGCTCCGAATGTTCATGATGATACTGATAATTTACTAGAAAACACGTATACGCACCGAACGTGCTAATAACAGTTCTTTCTACGAAATGTATCGactgcaatgttttttttctcggaTGGTAGACTTACATTTCGTCTCTAAATGCATTCTTCATGTGAATTTCCAATCTATAAACGACCGCCGAATGATTCAAACAAACTATTCGCAAGAAGTAATTAAATTGGAACGTGTTTGGTACAACAACACAAATTTCATCCGAGAGGTGAGCACGGCGGCGGTGGTGCAGCTCCCGCTTTCATTCAACCCGCATCTGCATCCGCCGCCGTCATCATCTCTTCGTGTAGTCTGGTTGACTACCATAAAATACATGAGCGCGGAAGACAATCAAACACATCGCCTTCCTCACCCTGACCGCCCCCACCTTCGGCGAGAAAAAAGAAAGTTGAACTCGCAAAATTTACGATGGCACGACGCGCGGGTATTATTGCCGATATCCAGCCCCAAACGTCTCGTCGTGCGCCACAAAGGGTGCTGCTTGGAAGGTGTTGTAGTAACCCATACAGCAAACAGAGGAGAGGGACACAGTTTGCGGGAGGAATAGGCAAAATACTTGTAGGACAGGTTCTTCGTTCCGCAGTGTCTGTCAAGTATGCAATAAAGCATTCCGCGGAGCGCTCTCGCGTCTTCCGCTGTTCCACATCTCGCGGGCTACTCTCTTGACACGGAGTGTGTATAACAGCCCGTTCCGATGTGAGCGATTTTTTTGGCTTACACGTGAATCGGTTCCTAACGGAAGGTGTGTTTGTGGGGGCACACTCTTCCAacacaccatcatcatcatcatcccaTCCATCCATCTCCATCGATCGATTTGATTGCGGTCGCGCGTAGCTTACTCCTGTCGCCGCCGTAACGCCGCTGTTTGTAGTTGTGCTTGAACCATCTTTTAGCATTTTGCGGGATGGATAGACGGCCACGGGAAAAGGGGACCCAAGCTGCGCGTGAGATTTTGCCGTTTCTTGAGCAAACAAGAAGAGATATTGTGCGGGTAGAAGGAGGAAGGTAGGAGGAATGACGAATTTTGCACAGTCCACCGCCACCGTCGTCGTTGTCTATTTTGAGGTGCACTCACATGGAGTGAAAGAAAGCGGATTGGCGCCAAACAAAAAGACGcctcaatttttttccaaatgtaaCCCAATTTGTACTAAtaagaacatttatttttctcTTCCAGATTCTCAATCAACTCCGTTCAGAAAACGATCTCATTGGATGTAAATATATAACATGTACGAAGTTTTATCGTAATCTTCTCTTCCGTACGGTTATAGATGAATGCTTCGTATGTATTTTCGCAAAGCTTAGAAGCATCGACGCATAGAATCAACTACTAGTAAATAATAATACTACACTGAAGAATAAGTAATTTATTTCGAATCAATCTCGAACTCTCAAAGAGTCTTGTTAGTGGCTAAGAAAAATCCCTAAACGACGAATGAAGCAGCTAAGCGCCTAGTGGAGAGAGTGAGTTAGAGAAAAAgattgtgtgtatgtgtgggtACAAGTGCGCAAGTTACACCAGGCAGTGAATCAATAGCAACAAAAAGTGAAGTAAGCTAAGACTGATCTAGTGctatacaacaacaacaagatcGGGCTAGAAATTCCAGTGCACCGGGATCCCAAATAAGTGATCAAAAATTGAGCAAAGCATAGGCAAAGTTCGGTACAAAATTCTAAAGaagcggaagaaaaaaaattcctccAGTCACCATCACCACCACCATCATCACCATCGTCATCATCCagcaacgacgacgacgacgacggcgaCGACGAACACAGGCACAGATAGTGATCAACAGCTATCGCCACAGCCATCcactagcagcagcagcagcgggagCGGCAGCAGTAGCGGCGGCGGTAACACCACCGGCGGCAGCAGACGCAACATGACAACTGATACGAGGCGCCGGGTGAAGCTGTACGCACTGAACGCAGACCGGCAGTGGGACGACCGGGGTACTGGCCATGTTACCTCCAGTTACGTTGATCGTGTTAAAGGTGAGTGTATGTACGATTGTTATAATTTGTTACATCTAGACTAGACAATTAGCTTTTAGGTAGGACACCGTTTATGGTCGACCGATAGTATAACAGCAAGCTATGGTTACCAAATGCATATCTAGCAGGAACGTACCGAAgatttttacttttttcataCTCTCCCTTTTTCGCCAATGAATTTTGTTCATATTGTcgaattttatgccaactccactggccgttggcagcacgatctcagatagcagtgaaacattgtgggtgtaaagacatgggtcatttaagcaactttgcatacttgaaatattcgaaaaagaattagactacttattggaaaagccaaattttgtttcttaatgttttacaaaaatttatgacttaaaaactatgatacctacaaaattaaattcttgtcaaaggatgaaatgtaggaaattgtttgatttttaacaaaaaaataccaacaattttttgtaaaaaaatttcgctgaaaaaaaagttcttttaaaaattaaaattcatttttctcaaaaacgtttttttttaaattcacaaaaataaatatatgaagAGCCCTTAACTCCTTCACGtataacgtcgaaccacactcgtggcgattggctaattctaattttgtttaaagtcaagatagcgatctAGTGTATTCGACGAAGTTTTAGATCTAATAAaattatgaacttttgtcgaagacgtcaacattccatctgttatagtttttggaatacaagtcttttttgtatgaagactcctgaaaaaaaatgttttgctcgtaacatttttgtgtgtatatcctcacgtttgacatgtttttgacatgtttctaaatagagaaaaatttagcagagcatgtaaattgcgataatttgtacatataaatgttacgaattaaacattaatagtattttttcaaagaaaaaaaataaaaagttgtttgttcgaaaacctttttccatgtaaatgtgcccatctttcgatgtatgagtgacttgttggaaattcaaagggctatttatatctattttttcagatttttgaaaacaaatgttttcgatttcctacattttattctcaacttttttttagatctcatagtttttaaattaagatttttcgaaaaaagttgaaaaaactcaaaataaaaaaaagctcaaaaaaatcaatcagacctacaaaattttggtcaaaaaatggaatgtaggaaattattttgggtttcattaaaaattatcaaccaaatttggcatgtggaggttttaggatgcaataaatattactATGGctgttcgacactcctccccctctcttaggatgggctgtcatacaaatgaaacacaaatttctgcataactcgaaaactaatcaagcaaatggagccaaatttggcatgtgaagattttagggggggATTTTAgggaaacgtttctatgatgaatagacactcctccccctctctaagggtgggtttagactagggatatattcatgtgaagaaaaatgatgagatttatagaaatcgcatcaaccgtttacactagcgtgaacttctataatgaatatattcatatcttcggtgaatttattcacctgaagtagaactgcatccaactttagtgatttctcaccagtgagaaattcacaagcgtttacatatgctgaatttattcaagttatatatacctcgaataagtgtatcatatttattctcacccgtttacacctattttcacgtgaataaatccatctatagctatagatctccctaatgtaaacccgccataaggggTGAAGAGGGGAGGGATCTGTTTTTATTCtaccatattttctgtattaaacatcTCTTCCATGtatcggagaaacatgttatttgtaattggatgaaaaatcttgaacgagaattgtttctgaataaaatctgatatcataatgatgagttttggtagaagtactaggaattttttagtaaaagataaattcaacggagtcgattagaagatcaatcattgaatagttctgcgattggactcatgaacttgcgcttagtaagaaaacgtgaatgtttgaaggtattgataacaaaaaacaaattttgggcgggacgaagtttgccgggtcagctagtatatataaacagtcattccatgtcaaactgatatagtggatctcagattttcgtgggaagtggaaattttgttctttgtcgctttgacccgtatttttttttttttttgttagggtgaccatttccattttaagggtggtccgaaaaattaaaacatttttcaaaaaatgacttttttcaaaaattcttaacttttgaactactgagccgatttaaatgatcgacatatcaaattaaagccaatcttttttgaaaaaatacctgaGTTGCaacgaaattttaattttggtttcattattaatgattgaaatttgtttttttatagtttcatTGAAACATTTTATACTGTTCCTAAATAGGCAGTGTTCcaatgagtaattttcgtgtacgatacacaAAAAACTAGCCCATCTggagcgtatgtcaaaccacgttgaactcaaacatcgatgcatgcatacgttgaaacatgggagagagaggaacgaattccttttgggggaagtcacttcaaaatgcaatgaagacaatttgactggcaaaaatgaaatgaaatagttgagtcggtagagggagatagcgactgactgtttagtcgttttggcggagaaccTGCGTGAataagccaaaagtcattttcaactgaatacggatatagtcagtcagatagtcagctgactatcctcagttgactatgactatgttgTTGAATATGACCCTGTTGAAAAGTATCAAAACTATAGTAAATAGTGTTCGATCTTTCCTCGCGAAAAGATATGTGTTTGGTATTAGGTATTTTTGGGTAGAACGATCCTAGAAATAATTAGAATAACGTGTTGTAAACTCTCACCTTTACTTTTCCTTGTTAGTCTAAACCTTTATCAATCTATCGATAGAATAATCGAGCATgctaacaacaacaaaaatgatcaaATACACACTCACTGcactgttttattttttctttcacgCAGGTGTTTCCCTGTTAGTACACGCCGAGAACGATGGCTCGATGCTGCTGGAGAGTAAAATTCATCCGGACACAATCTACCACAAACAGCAGGACACTCTGATCGTGTGGAGCGAGGGGGACAACTTCGATCTGGCCCTCAGTTTTCAGGAGAAGGCTGGTTGTGACGAGATATGGGAGAAAATTTGTCAGGTGAGTTGAACgtgtaacaaacaaaaatttcattgaattatACTAATCACCATTCTCAAAGGTACAAGGCAAAGATCCCTCAGTCGAAATCACGCAGGATGTAGTGGAGGAATCGGAAGACGAacggtttgaagacatgtcagACTCGGCACCACCCATCGAGCTGCCCCCCTGCGAACTGTCCCGACTAGAGGACATCTCCGAAGCCATCGGCAACGGTCTGACGTCCCAAATCAGGAAGGATAAGCTGGCGCAGGCTATCGAAAGTGAGAACTACATCAAAAAGTTGTTGAATTTGTTTCACATCTGCGAGGATCTCGAAAACCACGAAGGGCTGCACTATTTGTACGAGATTTTCAAGAATATCTTTCTGCTGAACAAGAATGCCCTGTTCGAGATAATGTTCGCCGAGGATACCATTTTCGATGTGGTCGGTTGTTTAGAGTATGATCCTACCGGTAATCCGCCTAAACAGCACCGACAGTATCTCAGGCAGTTGGCCAAGTTTCGGGAGGCAATCCCGATTCGTAACGGCGATCTGCTCGCAAAGATCCATCAGACATACCGGGTGCAATACATACAAGATATTGTGCTGCCAACACCATCGGTCTTCGAAGACAACATGCTGAACACGCTGTCCTCGTTCATCTTCTTCAACAAGGTCGAGATAGTTACGCTAATCCAGGAGGACGAAAAATTCCTCGACGATTTATTCACGCTGCTGACCGATCCAAACACTACCGATAACAAGCGGCGggacataatattgttcctgaAGGAATTCTGCAACTTTGCCCAGTATTTGCAGCCCCAGAGCAAGGAAACGTTCTACAAGACGTTGATCAGTCTGGGCATTTTGCCGGCGCTGGAAATTACGCTGGCTATCAACGATAAGAAAACGAAAGCAGCCTCGATCGACATACTGACCACGATTGTTGAGTACTCACCTTCGATAGTACGCGATTATACGCTGCAACAGTACAACAATTCCGACACGGATGAGGTGAGTGTAAGATTGTGTGTTTATTGATGTGTACGGTTGACTTCAAATTGAACTTATCAACGGGAAAGCCCCGCTGAAGGTCATTCGATTGTATGAGCATCTTGACTGTGGGGCATGaatcaatttgtttttgtcTTTCGCAGGATCAAACGCTCATCAACATTGCGATTGAACAGATGCTCTCCGATTCGGAGCCAGAGTTGGGTGGTGCCGTTCAGCTCATGGGCGTACTGAGGATACTACTCGACCCGGAGAATATGCTCAGTTCGGTGAACAAGTCCGAGAAGTCagactttttgaattttttctacaAGCACAGTATACAGACGTTGACAGGTAATGGAATGAATTTGTATAATCTCCTCCCCACCGACATTGTCATCTCACCTGGCTTCATTCGATTACAGCTCCGCTTCTGTTGAACACCCTCACTGACAAGCCAGCCAACGAGGACTACCACACCGTCCAGCTGCTAGGGCTAGTGTTGGAGCTGTTGTCCTTCTGCGTTGAGCACCACACCTACCACATCAAGAACTGCATCATCAACAAGGACCTGCTGCGGCGAATATTGGTACTGATGAAAAGTACCCATACGTTCCTAGTGCTGGGAGCGCTGCGGTTTCTGCGGAAAATTATCGCCCTGAAGGATGAATTCTATAATAGGCGAGTAGAGTAGAAAAAGTTGTTAAATGGTGGTGGTTTAGATTATTAATTTTacggaaagaaaaaaagaattcaATGCCATCAACGaactatttttcattattcacaGGCACATTGTGAAGGGAAACCTATTCGCGCCGGTGGTGGACGCCTTCATCAGGAACAACGGCCGCTACAATCTGCTGGAATCCGCAATTCTCGAGCTGTTTGAGTTTATCAAGATTGAGGACATAAAATCGCTCTACACTTACTTCGTTGAGAATTTTGGCAAAATATTCGACGACGTGCAGTACGTGCAGACGTTCAAGACGCTGAAGAACAAATACGATCAACAGCAGGACCGCCtcaaggagaaggagaagggcAACAGTTTGGAAAGGTTTGTTTCGTTTGGCGGAGGTAATCGTGTTTTATTGATCGTAGCTTATCTTCTAGCAGCGTTCCATCGATTCTGCGAAACAGCAGCCGCTACCGACGGGATCAACGGCAGCTTGACGAGGAAGAGGAAATTTGGTTCAACGAAGAGGAAGACTTTGCCGATAACAAAGTGGGATCGCCCGAATTAGACACGAGCCTAGGTGAgcgaaataaagaataaagtagGAAGGATCTCACTAGTAGTTAGTGCTGTTTTTGATCTGTACAAACTTGGGTGTGATATTGAACAAGGTATAGGATTGGAATATTCAAGACGACTCTCCGCGACAACATTTTTCGAACTGTGAAAAAATGctaaattaataataaattgaACTGTCTTTTTTCGGTtaccgaaaaataaaaaggaagttattgaaaaaagtttatAGCAGAAACCATGGATTGAGGATGTTTTCGCAACGTTTACTCGGAACAAATGTTCTGCCGAAGCCTCTCGCCACGTAGCCCGGTTGGTGTTGTAAActgaataattattttcaattacTAGACCATCAAGTTAAAATGAAATTACTACGCAAATCCATCCATTTTCCAGGGAACATgtaaatcttcattgaaatagGTTTCAAGGCTATCATTAAATTCCACAAGTGTATGctttaatttttcatgttttcagatGGAGTTAAGAATACACAAAGGTTGACCCACTTCGGATGATGATCTTCCTGGAAGTATGTAAGCGAGCGTGTCCGAATAGACAGCTCGAAAGGCGTCAAACACCTTcagattattattattacaccAATAGTGGTAAATCGTGTTGGCTCACATTTTTTTGTATCTTTCTGGAACCGAGCGAGAAAGAGGATGCTCAACTCAACTCAACTAGATGAACTTCATTTTTCAGCTCTCAATCGTCTGTTTTGCGAAATTATTCAACTAGCTTTTTGCactaaaaatataaaactttTCACAGCAAAAAGGTGGTTGAGCAATTCCGCAACAAATTAACCGAAAAACGGGAGACTTTCACTCGACCgtctccagttttttttttcaaactttgtaCACAGTTTGGAAGCAaatttgcatagttctactcacagaggcttttcgctattcataaacacggctcattgatgcttaacgttgctgagccagtagaaaataaatgaaatttaaaaaaccatGTTCTTTTTCATATGTGCAATTTTAATTGCGACTGATCTTCTGTAACGCCGTGTCCAAAATCTTTAACCTACTTATTAAAACATTGTTACTCCATATCCAGTTGTCGAAATGTCGAAATAAggtgttcgacaaagttgttggaaggTTAATGAACTTCCTAGGAACATgacatatagggttggggaaaaagaaatgtcgtatttctgatcgaaatttaacGCTTCATTTAACATACTTGAAATTATCCAAttgaagtcaaatatgcgccgatttgttcgcaaacttgttgccatttagaaggcaacttcattatcccccccttattaAACCCCCCttctttatttgcaaaaaaccagttttcgcaagcctcttttgaggccaacttagtatcaccaagagcgttttgcatggaccggaagagatgataatcttTTGgaaccaggtccggactatacggtgggtgcaataggacatcccatccgagctcccgtaatttctggcgggtcatcaaagatgtgtga
Protein-coding sequences here:
- the LOC129761479 gene encoding serine/threonine-protein phosphatase 4 regulatory subunit 3 isoform X1 encodes the protein MTTDTRRRVKLYALNADRQWDDRGTGHVTSSYVDRVKGECVSLLVHAENDGSMLLESKIHPDTIYHKQQDTLIVWSEGDNFDLALSFQEKAGCDEIWEKICQVQGKDPSVEITQDVVEESEDERFEDMSDSAPPIELPPCELSRLEDISEAIGNGLTSQIRKDKLAQAIESENYIKKLLNLFHICEDLENHEGLHYLYEIFKNIFLLNKNALFEIMFAEDTIFDVVGCLEYDPTGNPPKQHRQYLRQLAKFREAIPIRNGDLLAKIHQTYRVQYIQDIVLPTPSVFEDNMLNTLSSFIFFNKVEIVTLIQEDEKFLDDLFTLLTDPNTTDNKRRDIILFLKEFCNFAQYLQPQSKETFYKTLISLGILPALEITLAINDKKTKAASIDILTTIVEYSPSIVRDYTLQQYNNSDTDEDQTLINIAIEQMLSDSEPELGGAVQLMGVLRILLDPENMLSSVNKSEKSDFLNFFYKHSIQTLTAPLLLNTLTDKPANEDYHTVQLLGLVLELLSFCVEHHTYHIKNCIINKDLLRRILVLMKSTHTFLVLGALRFLRKIIALKDEFYNRHIVKGNLFAPVVDAFIRNNGRYNLLESAILELFEFIKIEDIKSLYTYFVENFGKIFDDVQYVQTFKTLKNKYDQQQDRLKEKEKGNSLESLSSSSVPSILRNSSRYRRDQRQLDEEEEIWFNEEEDFADNKVGSPELDTSLGKIFDKKSPESSPTAASVNGPKYSSNNSSSNTNTSQSPLSQLQTNSALNNNNIDINTNNSTTTTSTGLPPSVHPLAAAAAAAAAAAAAAASVTTSADNVNSTSSSTTPAVEVDSLEAVADSSSLSLYSTSGVNLSAVKSHETSPASSTSTITSAGVDGGGGGGLAMEEDDCPDKSTLTSTVVDPQLIANGDSDSSSIVENSTNNTAESTASADLEASKRLALECSAAATLAEQTTSVRQSCNSDNSGLTVVNDGDVLGDTSSNSNGDIDVPAAATATPTTSLPTATILTLVDSAPDVIAPVDGTLEHLNPATTVVSSLKKGLVDYEGDSDEEDDDDSDSPAQKKARMA
- the LOC129761479 gene encoding serine/threonine-protein phosphatase 4 regulatory subunit 3 isoform X3, which translates into the protein MTTDTRRRVKLYALNADRQWDDRGTGHVTSSYVDRVKGECVSLLVHAENDGSMLLESKIHPDTIYHKQQDTLIVWSEGDNFDLALSFQEKAGCDEIWEKICQVQGKDPSVEITQDVVEESEDERFEDMSDSAPPIELPPCELSRLEDISEAIGNGLTSQIRKDKLAQAIESENYIKKLLNLFHICEDLENHEGLHYLYEIFKNIFLLNKNALFEIMFAEDTIFDVVGCLEYDPTGNPPKQHRQYLRQLAKFREAIPIRNGDLLAKIHQTYRVQYIQDIVLPTPSVFEDNMLNTLSSFIFFNKVEIVTLIQEDEKFLDDLFTLLTDPNTTDNKRRDIILFLKEFCNFAQYLQPQSKETFYKTLISLGILPALEITLAINDKKTKAASIDILTTIVEYSPSIVRDYTLQQYNNSDTDEDQTLINIAIEQMLSDSEPELGGAVQLMGVLRILLDPENMLSSVNKSEKSDFLNFFYKHSIQTLTAPLLLNTLTDKPANEDYHTVQLLGLVLELLSFCVEHHTYHIKNCIINKDLLRRILVLMKSTHTFLVLGALRFLRKIIALKDEFYNRHIVKGNLFAPVVDAFIRNNGRYNLLESAILELFEFIKIEDIKSLYTYFVENFGKIFDDVQYVQTFKTLKNKYDQQQDRLKEKEKGNSLESSVPSILRNSSRYRRDQRQLDEEEEIWFNEEEDFADNKVGSPELDTSLGKIFDKKSPESSPTAASVNGPKYSSNNSSSNTNTSQSPLSQLQTNSALNNNNIDINTNNSTTTTSTGLPPSVHPLAAAAAAAAAAAAAAASVTTSADNVNSTSSSTTPAVEVDSLEAVADSSSLSLYSTSGVNLSAVKSHETSPASSTSTITSAGVDGGGGGGLAMEEDDCPDKSTLTSTVVDPQLIANGDSDSSSIVENSTNNTAESTASADLEASKRLALECSAAATLAEQTTSVRQSCNSDNSGLTVVNDGDVLGDTSSNSNGDIDVPAAATATPTTSLPTATILTLVDSAPDVIAPVDGTLEHLNPATTVVSSLKKGLVDYEGDSDEEDDDDSDSPAQKKARMA
- the LOC129761479 gene encoding serine/threonine-protein phosphatase 4 regulatory subunit 3 isoform X2 — translated: MTTDTRRRVKLYALNADRQWDDRGTGHVTSSYVDRVKGVSLLVHAENDGSMLLESKIHPDTIYHKQQDTLIVWSEGDNFDLALSFQEKAGCDEIWEKICQVQGKDPSVEITQDVVEESEDERFEDMSDSAPPIELPPCELSRLEDISEAIGNGLTSQIRKDKLAQAIESENYIKKLLNLFHICEDLENHEGLHYLYEIFKNIFLLNKNALFEIMFAEDTIFDVVGCLEYDPTGNPPKQHRQYLRQLAKFREAIPIRNGDLLAKIHQTYRVQYIQDIVLPTPSVFEDNMLNTLSSFIFFNKVEIVTLIQEDEKFLDDLFTLLTDPNTTDNKRRDIILFLKEFCNFAQYLQPQSKETFYKTLISLGILPALEITLAINDKKTKAASIDILTTIVEYSPSIVRDYTLQQYNNSDTDEDQTLINIAIEQMLSDSEPELGGAVQLMGVLRILLDPENMLSSVNKSEKSDFLNFFYKHSIQTLTAPLLLNTLTDKPANEDYHTVQLLGLVLELLSFCVEHHTYHIKNCIINKDLLRRILVLMKSTHTFLVLGALRFLRKIIALKDEFYNRHIVKGNLFAPVVDAFIRNNGRYNLLESAILELFEFIKIEDIKSLYTYFVENFGKIFDDVQYVQTFKTLKNKYDQQQDRLKEKEKGNSLESLSSSSVPSILRNSSRYRRDQRQLDEEEEIWFNEEEDFADNKVGSPELDTSLGKIFDKKSPESSPTAASVNGPKYSSNNSSSNTNTSQSPLSQLQTNSALNNNNIDINTNNSTTTTSTGLPPSVHPLAAAAAAAAAAAAAAASVTTSADNVNSTSSSTTPAVEVDSLEAVADSSSLSLYSTSGVNLSAVKSHETSPASSTSTITSAGVDGGGGGGLAMEEDDCPDKSTLTSTVVDPQLIANGDSDSSSIVENSTNNTAESTASADLEASKRLALECSAAATLAEQTTSVRQSCNSDNSGLTVVNDGDVLGDTSSNSNGDIDVPAAATATPTTSLPTATILTLVDSAPDVIAPVDGTLEHLNPATTVVSSLKKGLVDYEGDSDEEDDDDSDSPAQKKARMA
- the LOC129761479 gene encoding serine/threonine-protein phosphatase 4 regulatory subunit 3 isoform X5, giving the protein MTTDTRRRVKLYALNADRQWDDRGTGHVTSSYVDRVKGVSLLVHAENDGSMLLESKIHPDTIYHKQQDTLIVWSEGDNFDLALSFQEKAGCDEIWEKICQVQGKDPSVEITQDVVEESEDERFEDMSDSAPPIELPPCELSRLEDISEAIGNGLTSQIRKDKLAQAIESENYIKKLLNLFHICEDLENHEGLHYLYEIFKNIFLLNKNALFEIMFAEDTIFDVVGCLEYDPTGNPPKQHRQYLRQLAKFREAIPIRNGDLLAKIHQTYRVQYIQDIVLPTPSVFEDNMLNTLSSFIFFNKVEIVTLIQEDEKFLDDLFTLLTDPNTTDNKRRDIILFLKEFCNFAQYLQPQSKETFYKTLISLGILPALEITLAINDKKTKAASIDILTTIVEYSPSIVRDYTLQQYNNSDTDEDQTLINIAIEQMLSDSEPELGGAVQLMGVLRILLDPENMLSSVNKSEKSDFLNFFYKHSIQTLTAPLLLNTLTDKPANEDYHTVQLLGLVLELLSFCVEHHTYHIKNCIINKDLLRRILVLMKSTHTFLVLGALRFLRKIIALKDEFYNRHIVKGNLFAPVVDAFIRNNGRYNLLESAILELFEFIKIEDIKSLYTYFVENFGKIFDDVQYVQTFKTLKNKYDQQQDRLKEKEKGNSLESSVPSILRNSSRYRRDQRQLDEEEEIWFNEEEDFADNKVGSPELDTSLGKIFDKKSPESSPTAASVNGPKYSSNNSSSNTNTSQSPLSQLQTNSALNNNNIDINTNNSTTTTSTGLPPSVHPLAAAAAAAAAAAAAAASVTTSADNVNSTSSSTTPAVEVDSLEAVADSSSLSLYSTSGVNLSAVKSHETSPASSTSTITSAGVDGGGGGGLAMEEDDCPDKSTLTSTVVDPQLIANGDSDSSSIVENSTNNTAESTASADLEASKRLALECSAAATLAEQTTSVRQSCNSDNSGLTVVNDGDVLGDTSSNSNGDIDVPAAATATPTTSLPTATILTLVDSAPDVIAPVDGTLEHLNPATTVVSSLKKGLVDYEGDSDEEDDDDSDSPAQKKARMA
- the LOC129761479 gene encoding serine/threonine-protein phosphatase 4 regulatory subunit 3 isoform X4 yields the protein MTTDTRRRVKLYALNADRQWDDRGTGHVTSSYVDRVKGECVSLLVHAENDGSMLLESKIHPDTIYHKQQDTLIVWSEGDNFDLALSFQEKAGCDEIWEKICQVQGKDPSVEITQDVVEESEDERFEDMSDSAPPIELPPCELSRLEDISEAIGNGLTSQIRKDKLAQAIESENYIKKLLNLFHICEDLENHEGLHYLYEIFKNIFLLNKNALFEIMFAEDTIFDVVGCLEYDPTGNPPKQHRQYLRQLAKFREAIPIRNGDLLAKIHQTYRVQYIQDIVLPTPSVFEDNMLNTLSSFIFFNKVEIVTLIQEDEKFLDDLFTLLTDPNTTDNKRRDIILFLKEFCNFAQYLQPQSKETFYKTLISLGILPALEITLAINDKKTKAASIDILTTIVEYSPSIVRDYTLQQYNNSDTDEDQTLINIAIEQMLSDSEPELGGAVQLMGVLRILLDPENMLSSVNKSEKSDFLNFFYKHSIQTLTAPLLLNTLTDKPANEDYHTVQLLGLVLELLSFCVEHHTYHIKNCIINKDLLRRILVLMKSTHTFLVLGALRFLRKIIALKDEFYNRHIVKGNLFAPVVDAFIRNNGRYNLLESAILELFEFIKIEDIKSLYTYFVENFGKIFDDVQYVQTFKTLKNKYDQQQDRLKEKEKGNSLESVPSILRNSSRYRRDQRQLDEEEEIWFNEEEDFADNKVGSPELDTSLGKIFDKKSPESSPTAASVNGPKYSSNNSSSNTNTSQSPLSQLQTNSALNNNNIDINTNNSTTTTSTGLPPSVHPLAAAAAAAAAAAAAAASVTTSADNVNSTSSSTTPAVEVDSLEAVADSSSLSLYSTSGVNLSAVKSHETSPASSTSTITSAGVDGGGGGGLAMEEDDCPDKSTLTSTVVDPQLIANGDSDSSSIVENSTNNTAESTASADLEASKRLALECSAAATLAEQTTSVRQSCNSDNSGLTVVNDGDVLGDTSSNSNGDIDVPAAATATPTTSLPTATILTLVDSAPDVIAPVDGTLEHLNPATTVVSSLKKGLVDYEGDSDEEDDDDSDSPAQKKARMA